One window of Gloeothece citriformis PCC 7424 genomic DNA carries:
- a CDS encoding sulfotransferase domain-containing protein encodes MMTKLIREITYPILKSRPDFLIIGAQKAATTSLYNYLVQHPQIYPRKSFKEVRYFDRTEHYSKGYSWYLGNFPFKFETGNRLNCDASPNYLYYEDVPRLIQQDLGEVKMIAILREPVSRAYSAWQMFHSFANIDNDHLRRFYDPRNFDEAIAEEFDPNFDYRKYPFRYDYVGRGRYIDQLENYYKYFKKENLLILTTDQLNKDLGATLNYICEFLNIDYFPKDILLKLEEKIYNKGKYKEDKKSTDSETLEMLKEYFIPFNQKLYDLLGCRYNW; translated from the coding sequence ATGATGACAAAATTGATCAGGGAAATCACCTACCCAATTCTTAAATCAAGACCAGACTTTTTAATTATTGGAGCGCAGAAGGCAGCAACCACCTCCCTATATAACTATTTAGTACAGCATCCTCAAATCTATCCTCGAAAATCATTTAAAGAAGTTCGCTACTTTGATAGAACTGAACATTATAGTAAAGGCTATAGCTGGTATCTGGGAAATTTTCCTTTTAAGTTTGAAACAGGAAATCGATTAAACTGTGATGCTTCGCCCAACTATCTGTATTACGAAGATGTTCCTCGACTCATTCAACAAGATTTGGGTGAAGTTAAAATGATTGCTATCTTGAGAGAACCAGTTTCTCGGGCTTATTCAGCTTGGCAGATGTTTCATAGTTTCGCCAATATTGATAACGATCATTTAAGAAGATTTTATGACCCAAGAAATTTTGATGAAGCTATTGCTGAAGAATTTGATCCAAATTTTGACTATAGAAAATATCCTTTTCGTTATGATTATGTCGGACGAGGCAGATATATCGATCAATTAGAAAATTACTATAAATATTTTAAGAAAGAGAACCTTCTAATTCTCACGACCGATCAGCTAAATAAAGATTTAGGAGCTACCTTAAATTACATTTGTGAATTTTTAAATATAGACTATTTTCCTAAAGATATACTATTAAAGCTTGAAGAAAAAATTTACAATAAAGGAAAATATAAAGAAGACAAAAAATCGACTGATAGTGAAACTCTAGAGATGCTCAAAGAATATTTTATTCCTTTTAATCAGAAATTATACGATCTGTTAGGATGTCGATATAACTGGTAA
- a CDS encoding DMT family transporter: MNLVLINDYKGEIAALSAAFVWAASSVVYVLLGRQIPPLVLNFSKGVMAIALLSLTLILTGQPLPNLPVMPVSILFLSGVIGIGLGDTAYFSALNHLGARRTLLIETLAPPMAAIIAFLFLGESLEVWAWCGIVLTLLGVAWVITERTPSTVVSSPHPLRGIIWGGLAAIAQAVGGVLSRFALVESDITPLWSTLIRLIAGTVIVIFLLLIRPQSPDKTLQISWSFRLIGVIFLTAFGSTYLGIWLQQTALKYVSTGIAQTLTATSPLFVLPFAIGMGDKISFRAFFGVFIALSGMAILLA; the protein is encoded by the coding sequence GTGAACTTAGTTTTAATTAATGATTATAAAGGAGAAATAGCGGCTTTGAGTGCTGCCTTTGTGTGGGCGGCTTCTTCCGTTGTTTATGTCCTCTTGGGGCGACAAATTCCCCCTCTAGTGCTAAATTTTTCTAAAGGGGTAATGGCGATCGCTTTACTGAGTCTAACCCTAATTTTAACCGGTCAACCCCTTCCTAACCTTCCTGTGATGCCCGTTAGTATTCTTTTTTTAAGTGGTGTGATTGGCATTGGGTTGGGAGATACAGCCTATTTTAGCGCCCTCAATCATCTAGGAGCGAGACGAACCCTACTGATTGAAACCTTAGCGCCTCCTATGGCTGCCATTATAGCCTTTTTGTTTTTAGGAGAGTCTCTAGAGGTTTGGGCGTGGTGTGGGATCGTGTTAACGTTGTTAGGAGTAGCCTGGGTTATTACTGAGCGAACACCGTCAACGGTGGTGAGTAGTCCTCATCCGTTAAGGGGGATCATCTGGGGAGGGTTAGCAGCTATCGCTCAAGCAGTTGGGGGAGTTTTGTCTCGTTTTGCTCTAGTCGAATCAGATATAACCCCTTTATGGAGTACCCTAATTCGCTTAATTGCAGGAACAGTAATTGTTATATTTTTATTATTAATTCGTCCTCAAAGTCCAGATAAAACTCTTCAAATTTCTTGGTCTTTTCGACTCATAGGCGTAATTTTTTTAACCGCGTTTGGAAGTACCTATCTAGGAATTTGGTTACAACAAACTGCTTTAAAATATGTCTCTACCGGAATTGCTCAAACTCTTACAGCTACGAGTCCTTTATTTGTTTTACCCTTTGCCATTGGCATGGGAGATAAAATTAGTTTTAGGGCGTTTTTTGGAGTTTTCATAGCTCTAAGTGGAATGGCTATTTTATTGGCCTAA
- a CDS encoding glycosyltransferase family 39 protein: protein MIKASKGLLILGIIGLIGAICDRLWFALDNSIPAWDQADYLNGSIVYWQALQSPQWFNGEWWRNLWLLSPKIPPLTYLLTVPFFNFFGVSVDTATLVMQVFSVLLLVGVYGLGVVLFNVSVGLWAAGLCLLMPGLYYYRLEFLLDFPLTAIVTFSFYLLTLWYFYQDNLNSRQSWLRAIGFGISFGLALMVKQTALFFLILPILWAGIALIMGRLWIKLAQLLLSLSLSVAIIWPWSRTNWLLMLTSGKRATIDSALIEGDPSLASLDAWTYYARIFPYFLSWPLLLVPIVGFLMGVIYWQGRKDLSPNPSPTSRGEFNVIDSKWIWLSIFIIGGYLLSSLNINKDARYILPLYPVFSLVLAVGLLSWRGRWQKLIRWGTIALATLLMLVNIFPLKGEVIADFLSPKMAHHPYLGEPWPNSEVISEIVKTTPYLRTTLGVLPSTPELNQHTFSFYGGKVNRQVVGRQVGVKTQQIEQDARSLDWFITKTDDQGSIPEAQPLIVKRVEQGADFQLQKQWTLPDQSTLSLYHRTQPTVEVNPFSSPKNQVQLAEIIVPERVPPGQPIPVTYTWVGAWSQLKSGIVILTWKHKNSDAQWIQDHGIGMGALFSNSVQKDQLNQSYEVIERTAMLPDKNLPPGEYNLTATYLNRDTGETYPIAVSPITITLDPKANPIPAPELDLVTQLRLATTQLDQGIKGLEPVFTLTGRINQYDATQDYVKVTDQALSYRLKQENDIKWAYGMAISRVLQQDIDGAIAAFKTILELNPNNPYHYAYLAFVYLYDWQPHPAQQELTTALKLNPHIPELKTLHGVAALMQGNIIQAWHDLKSNT from the coding sequence ATGATAAAAGCCTCCAAAGGATTATTGATCTTGGGGATCATCGGGTTAATAGGGGCAATATGCGATCGTCTCTGGTTTGCTCTAGATAATAGTATTCCGGCTTGGGATCAGGCGGACTATCTCAACGGTTCTATTGTTTACTGGCAAGCTTTACAGTCTCCTCAATGGTTTAATGGTGAGTGGTGGCGTAATCTTTGGTTACTCTCTCCGAAAATTCCTCCCCTGACTTATCTTTTAACTGTCCCTTTCTTTAATTTTTTTGGGGTTAGTGTCGATACTGCTACCCTGGTGATGCAGGTTTTTAGTGTCCTGTTGTTGGTGGGAGTTTATGGGTTGGGGGTAGTTCTTTTTAATGTTTCGGTTGGGTTATGGGCAGCCGGTTTATGTTTATTAATGCCTGGATTATATTATTATCGACTAGAGTTTTTATTGGATTTTCCTCTGACGGCAATTGTTACTTTTAGTTTTTATTTATTAACCCTTTGGTATTTTTATCAGGATAACCTAAATAGCCGTCAATCTTGGCTTAGGGCGATCGGTTTCGGGATATCTTTTGGGTTGGCTTTGATGGTTAAACAAACGGCTCTATTTTTCCTAATTTTACCGATCCTCTGGGCGGGAATTGCTCTTATCATGGGTCGTCTTTGGATCAAATTAGCTCAATTATTGCTCAGTTTATCCCTATCAGTAGCCATTATATGGCCTTGGTCTCGAACAAATTGGTTATTAATGTTAACGTCAGGAAAACGGGCAACCATTGACTCAGCATTAATTGAAGGCGATCCCTCTTTAGCCAGTTTAGACGCTTGGACTTATTACGCGCGCATTTTTCCTTATTTTCTCTCTTGGCCTTTATTATTAGTTCCTATTGTTGGGTTTTTGATGGGGGTAATCTATTGGCAAGGGAGAAAAGACCTCTCCCCCAACCCCTCTCCTACAAGTAGAGGGGAGTTTAACGTCATTGATTCTAAATGGATTTGGTTAAGTATATTTATAATCGGAGGATATCTATTATCTTCCTTGAATATCAATAAAGATGCTCGTTATATTTTACCGTTATATCCGGTTTTTTCTTTAGTTTTAGCGGTTGGTTTATTATCTTGGCGAGGACGTTGGCAAAAGTTAATCCGTTGGGGAACAATTGCCCTAGCTACCCTATTAATGTTAGTTAATATTTTCCCGCTAAAAGGGGAAGTGATCGCCGATTTTCTCAGTCCTAAAATGGCACATCATCCCTATTTAGGAGAACCTTGGCCAAATTCAGAGGTCATATCAGAAATAGTTAAAACTACTCCTTATCTTCGCACAACTCTTGGAGTATTACCATCTACTCCCGAACTGAATCAGCATACTTTTTCTTTTTATGGAGGAAAAGTTAACCGACAAGTTGTCGGACGACAAGTAGGGGTAAAAACACAACAAATTGAACAAGATGCGCGATCATTAGATTGGTTTATTACTAAAACAGACGATCAAGGATCAATTCCAGAAGCACAACCTTTAATCGTCAAACGAGTTGAACAAGGAGCAGATTTTCAGTTACAAAAACAGTGGACTCTTCCCGATCAAAGTACCTTATCTCTTTACCATCGTACTCAACCTACTGTAGAAGTTAACCCCTTTTCTTCCCCGAAAAATCAAGTTCAATTAGCAGAAATTATTGTTCCTGAAAGAGTCCCCCCTGGCCAACCTATACCCGTGACTTATACCTGGGTTGGAGCTTGGAGTCAATTAAAATCAGGGATTGTCATTTTAACTTGGAAACATAAGAATTCAGATGCTCAATGGATACAGGATCATGGGATAGGAATGGGAGCATTATTTTCAAATTCTGTTCAAAAAGATCAACTCAATCAATCCTATGAAGTGATAGAAAGAACAGCAATGCTACCCGACAAAAATCTTCCCCCAGGAGAATATAACCTCACCGCAACTTATTTAAACCGAGACACCGGCGAAACTTATCCTATTGCTGTTTCTCCTATTACTATTACCCTTGATCCAAAAGCTAACCCAATTCCTGCTCCTGAATTAGATTTAGTCACTCAATTAAGATTAGCAACAACCCAATTAGACCAAGGAATAAAAGGGTTAGAACCGGTTTTTACCTTAACAGGACGAATCAATCAATATGATGCGACTCAAGATTATGTTAAAGTTACTGATCAAGCTTTATCTTATCGATTAAAACAAGAAAATGATATAAAATGGGCTTACGGAATGGCTATTTCTAGGGTACTGCAACAGGATATAGACGGAGCGATCGCAGCCTTTAAAACGATCCTTGAATTAAATCCTAATAATCCTTATCATTATGCTTATCTGGCCTTTGTCTATCTTTATGACTGGCAACCTCATCCGGCACAACAAGAATTGACCACAGCTTTAAAATTAAATCCTCATATTCCAGAATTAAAAACTCTTCATGGAGTTGCGGCATTAATGCAAGGAAATATCATCCAAGCTTGGCATGATTTAAAATCTAATACGTAA
- a CDS encoding Uma2 family endonuclease yields the protein MTITLTRWTINDYHTIINTGLLIDRRVELLNGLIIEMSPESPLHADLNRTIGDQFRIGLGNKVQVSEGKPITLSNFSEPEPDIALLKPRSYRHSHPTADDVYLIIEFANTSLEKDTQEKRLAYAQAGIKDYWVANLRDKQLILYRNPQQGDYQSQQLLTSGSISLLAFPNITLEVITLLS from the coding sequence ATGACTATCACCCTAACTCGTTGGACTATTAATGACTATCATACTATTATCAATACAGGATTATTAATTGACCGTCGAGTAGAATTACTTAATGGTTTAATTATTGAAATGTCCCCAGAAAGTCCCCTTCATGCAGACCTTAATCGTACTATTGGAGATCAATTTCGGATTGGGTTAGGAAATAAAGTTCAAGTGAGTGAAGGTAAACCCATTACTCTAAGTAATTTTAGTGAACCTGAACCCGATATTGCCCTGCTTAAACCCCGTTCTTACCGTCATTCTCATCCGACTGCGGATGATGTTTATTTAATCATTGAATTTGCTAACACCAGTCTTGAAAAAGACACGCAAGAAAAACGTTTAGCTTATGCACAAGCAGGAATTAAAGATTATTGGGTAGCTAATTTACGAGATAAACAGTTAATTCTCTACCGAAACCCCCAGCAAGGAGATTATCAATCTCAACAGTTATTAACCAGTGGTTCAATTTCTCTGTTAGCGTTTCCTAATATTACCCTGGAAGTGATTACTTTATTATCTTAA
- a CDS encoding adenylosuccinate synthase: protein MANVIVIGAQWGDEGKGKITDLLSRSADVVVRSQGGVNAGHTVVVQGQTFKLHLIPSGILYPDTECIIGSGTVIDPSVLLEEMEQLHALNVSTENLFISQTAHITMPYHRLIDRASEERRGKYKLGTTGRGIGPTYADKSERTGIRVVDLMNGDDLQEKIEWTINYKNAILEKLYNLSPLDPKQVIDEYRGYAEQLRSYVIDSSLKIYEAIQQKKNILFEGAQGTLLDLDHGTYPYVTSSNPIAGGACVGAGIGPTVIDRVIGVAKAYTTRVGEGPFPTELNGEIGELLCDRGAEFGTTTGRRRRCGWFDAVIGRYAVRINGIDCLAITKLDVLDELDEIEVCVAYELDGQICDHFPSDANQFARCQPIYRTLPGWKQSTTNCRSLEDLPKQALDYLKFLAEVMEVSIAIVSLGASRDQTIIVEDPIHGPKRALLDENGVPVSKADTQE from the coding sequence TTGGCTAACGTTATAGTAATAGGCGCCCAGTGGGGCGATGAAGGAAAAGGAAAAATCACGGATCTCTTGAGTCGGTCTGCCGATGTAGTGGTTCGTTCCCAAGGCGGAGTCAATGCGGGACATACCGTAGTCGTCCAGGGACAGACCTTTAAGCTACATCTTATCCCATCAGGAATTTTATATCCTGATACCGAGTGTATCATCGGCTCAGGCACAGTAATCGATCCGTCCGTTTTGTTAGAAGAAATGGAGCAACTCCATGCTCTAAATGTTTCCACAGAAAACTTGTTTATTTCCCAGACAGCCCATATTACCATGCCTTATCATCGTCTGATCGATCGGGCATCGGAAGAACGTCGGGGAAAATATAAGTTAGGCACTACCGGACGAGGGATTGGGCCGACTTATGCGGATAAGTCCGAACGGACAGGTATCCGAGTTGTGGATTTAATGAATGGGGATGATTTACAAGAAAAAATAGAATGGACAATTAATTATAAAAATGCCATCTTAGAAAAGCTATATAACTTATCTCCTCTAGATCCAAAACAAGTTATAGATGAATATCGAGGTTATGCCGAGCAATTAAGATCTTATGTAATTGATAGTTCCCTCAAAATTTATGAGGCCATTCAACAGAAGAAAAATATCCTCTTTGAAGGGGCCCAAGGAACTTTATTAGATCTTGATCATGGTACTTACCCCTATGTGACTTCATCTAATCCCATTGCCGGGGGTGCTTGTGTCGGTGCAGGAATTGGCCCGACTGTCATTGATAGAGTGATTGGCGTTGCTAAAGCTTATACCACTCGCGTCGGAGAAGGCCCCTTTCCTACCGAATTAAATGGGGAAATCGGCGAATTGTTATGCGATCGCGGGGCAGAATTTGGCACAACGACAGGCCGTCGTCGTCGCTGTGGGTGGTTTGATGCAGTTATTGGTCGTTATGCGGTGCGTATCAACGGAATAGACTGTTTAGCCATTACTAAGCTCGATGTTCTCGATGAATTAGACGAGATCGAAGTCTGTGTTGCTTATGAACTCGATGGTCAAATTTGCGATCATTTTCCCAGTGATGCCAATCAATTCGCCCGGTGTCAACCCATTTATAGAACCTTACCCGGATGGAAACAATCGACGACTAATTGTCGGTCTTTAGAAGACTTACCCAAACAAGCACTAGACTATCTTAAGTTTTTAGCAGAAGTGATGGAAGTATCGATCGCTATTGTTTCTTTGGGGGCAAGTCGTGACCAGACTATCATCGTAGAAGATCCTATTCACGGGCCTAAACGTGCTTTACTCGATGAAAATGGAGTTCCTGTTAGTAAAGCAGACACTCAAGAATAA
- a CDS encoding 50S ribosomal protein L25/general stress protein Ctc → MQVTIECQKRPEGSKPNTLRRQGLIPAALYGHKGTESISLIIKEKDAQLLLKKASVNNTLVDVNIPDVPWSGKALIREVQTHPWKRFVYHLSFFSVAAHGKIDVVVPLNLVGESSGVKQGGIIEQVITEISVQCLPESIPETIEIDISPLKIGDSISVGDLQLSEGVTYLDDPTQTILTVMAPKKGSATEEETAEASA, encoded by the coding sequence ATGCAAGTTACCATTGAATGTCAAAAAAGACCAGAAGGAAGTAAACCAAATACTTTGCGTCGTCAGGGATTAATTCCGGCTGCTTTATATGGTCATAAAGGGACAGAATCAATTTCCCTAATTATCAAAGAAAAAGACGCTCAACTGTTACTTAAAAAAGCTTCGGTTAATAACACTTTAGTCGATGTTAATATTCCCGATGTTCCTTGGAGTGGAAAGGCACTCATTAGAGAAGTTCAAACCCATCCTTGGAAAAGATTTGTTTATCATCTGAGCTTTTTCTCAGTTGCGGCTCACGGAAAAATTGATGTTGTTGTTCCTTTAAATTTAGTCGGAGAGTCTTCTGGAGTTAAACAAGGCGGCATTATTGAACAGGTTATTACCGAAATCAGTGTGCAATGTCTGCCTGAAAGTATTCCCGAAACCATTGAGATTGATATTTCTCCTTTAAAAATAGGGGATTCTATCTCAGTGGGAGATCTTCAGTTATCAGAAGGGGTTACTTATCTTGATGATCCAACTCAAACTATTTTAACGGTTATGGCTCCTAAGAAAGGGTCAGCCACAGAGGAAGAAACAGCAGAAGCATCCGCTTAA
- a CDS encoding zinc-dependent alcohol dehydrogenase family protein, whose protein sequence is MKAIVMSSTGAPDVLQLQEVPTPQIKSQTEILIKVKAAGINPVDTKIRSRGTFYPEQKAAILGCDGAGIVEAVGAEVKKFKVGDEVYYCAGGLGKPDTGNYAEYAVVEEYLVAPKPKSITFAEAASAPLVLITAWEALYDRALLKAGQKALIHAGTGGVGHVAIQLAKIRGAEVCTTVSSQDKARLARQFGADYPILYTQTDFSAAALEWTEGKGVDVAFDTVGGKTFFDTVPAVRVYGDLVTILEPDGSKGTLKVARNRNLRISLELMLTPALMGLREAQEHQTEILSQCGTWIDEGKLNIHLSQTYPLADAVEAHKQVETGSTTGKVALVMD, encoded by the coding sequence ATGAAAGCGATCGTCATGAGTTCAACTGGGGCCCCTGATGTTCTTCAACTGCAAGAAGTCCCCACTCCACAAATTAAGAGTCAGACTGAAATTTTGATTAAAGTTAAAGCCGCAGGAATTAATCCGGTTGATACGAAAATTCGTTCTAGAGGAACATTTTATCCGGAGCAAAAGGCGGCTATTTTAGGCTGTGATGGGGCGGGTATTGTTGAAGCAGTGGGAGCAGAAGTTAAGAAATTTAAAGTCGGGGATGAGGTTTATTATTGTGCCGGAGGATTAGGAAAACCGGATACCGGAAATTATGCCGAATATGCGGTTGTTGAAGAATATTTAGTTGCCCCTAAACCTAAATCAATCACGTTTGCAGAGGCAGCGAGTGCCCCATTAGTATTAATTACCGCTTGGGAGGCTTTATACGATCGCGCCTTATTAAAAGCCGGACAAAAAGCCCTCATTCATGCTGGGACGGGGGGAGTGGGTCATGTGGCGATTCAATTGGCTAAAATTAGAGGGGCAGAAGTTTGTACAACGGTGAGTAGTCAGGATAAAGCGAGATTAGCCCGTCAATTTGGGGCAGATTATCCGATTTTATACACTCAAACCGATTTTTCTGCTGCTGCCCTAGAGTGGACGGAAGGAAAAGGGGTAGATGTGGCGTTTGATACGGTTGGGGGGAAGACTTTTTTTGATACGGTGCCGGCGGTACGGGTATATGGAGATTTAGTGACGATTTTAGAACCGGATGGGTCCAAAGGAACGTTAAAGGTTGCCCGCAATCGGAATTTAAGAATTAGTCTAGAATTAATGTTAACACCGGCTTTAATGGGACTTCGTGAGGCTCAAGAACATCAAACCGAGATTCTTTCTCAATGTGGGACTTGGATAGATGAAGGGAAGTTAAATATTCACTTAAGTCAAACTTATCCTTTAGCTGATGCGGTGGAAGCCCATAAACAAGTTGAAACCGGTTCGACTACGGGTAAGGTGGCTTTAGTGATGGATTAA
- a CDS encoding formylglycine-generating enzyme family protein codes for MRHYHRPIVLILWAIAAFSVTGCQKTPFSVTIAQNLDYNPKFFLSSSRDLRQNSQFIINKGKITEETFNQSPDLNLDNNYIAQTPQPLEKSNSNFFDKLLIVAAIGGAIGLILWMLRSRLLSTNSKLNATVSKLQVVEFQKSQFTTITLDQAGHIIDKTEHSADYFPENLSQNVSLDMIYLRGGIFTMGTSLEEGKPSEKPQHEVTIKPFFMAKYPITQAQWKAIALLPAIKRSLNLDPSKYKGDNHPVENITWYDAVEFCQRLSQLTQRQYRLPTEAEWEYATRATTNTPFYFGETITTNLANYKGIFSYALEPKGEDRHQTTEVNQFTPNAFGLWDLHGNVGEWCADTWHDNYENAPTDGKAWIKNKDLNYRVCSPVRGGGWIGLPDDCRSAARRSEKRNQCHAYIGFRVVCDVGNIVIPELEQ; via the coding sequence ATGCGACATTATCACCGTCCTATCGTCCTTATCCTCTGGGCGATCGCTGCCTTTAGTGTAACGGGTTGTCAAAAAACCCCTTTTTCAGTTACTATCGCCCAAAACCTAGATTATAATCCCAAGTTTTTTCTGTCTTCCTCAAGAGACCTTAGACAGAATTCACAATTTATTATTAACAAAGGCAAAATTACTGAGGAAACATTTAATCAGTCTCCAGATTTAAACCTAGATAATAATTATATCGCCCAAACTCCTCAGCCGTTAGAAAAATCGAATTCAAATTTTTTTGATAAATTATTAATAGTAGCCGCAATTGGTGGAGCGATTGGATTAATTTTATGGATGTTGCGATCGCGTCTTTTATCAACCAATTCAAAATTAAATGCAACGGTTTCAAAGCTACAAGTCGTAGAATTTCAAAAGAGTCAATTTACCACCATTACCCTCGATCAAGCCGGTCACATCATCGATAAAACCGAACATTCAGCCGACTATTTTCCCGAAAATCTGAGTCAGAATGTCTCCTTAGACATGATCTACCTTCGTGGGGGAATATTTACGATGGGAACATCCCTAGAAGAAGGCAAACCCTCAGAAAAACCTCAACATGAAGTCACCATAAAACCTTTTTTTATGGCCAAATACCCCATCACTCAAGCTCAATGGAAAGCGATCGCTCTGTTACCAGCAATTAAGCGCTCTCTCAATCTTGATCCCTCCAAATACAAAGGAGATAATCATCCTGTAGAAAATATCACTTGGTATGATGCGGTAGAATTTTGTCAGCGTCTTTCCCAACTGACTCAACGACAATATCGACTTCCCACAGAGGCAGAGTGGGAATATGCAACTCGTGCAACTACAAATACTCCTTTTTATTTTGGCGAAACCATTACTACAAACTTAGCCAATTATAAAGGGATTTTTAGTTATGCTTTAGAGCCAAAAGGAGAAGATAGACACCAAACCACCGAAGTTAATCAATTTACCCCCAATGCGTTTGGATTATGGGATCTTCATGGCAATGTAGGAGAATGGTGTGCAGATACATGGCATGATAACTATGAAAATGCGCCTACTGATGGCAAAGCTTGGATTAAAAATAAGGATCTCAATTATCGAGTCTGTTCTCCTGTGCGAGGTGGAGGATGGATAGGACTTCCGGATGACTGTCGCTCGGCGGCTCGTCGCTCAGAAAAACGCAATCAATGTCATGCTTATATTGGGTTTAGAGTTGTCTGTGATGTAGGAAATATCGTTATTCCTGAACTTGAGCAGTAA
- a CDS encoding metal ABC transporter permease, translating to MLNILLDPLNYEFMRNALGIGILVGLLCPVVGSYLIVQRMALLGDVIAHCVLPGLSISFFLGIDILIGAFTSGILGAFLIAWIRSQSRIKVDSAMALTFSSFFALGITLMSVLKNKLDLDSFLFGDILGVTSTDIYRTLIITVLILLTIKLFYKELLFYVFDRNGAQAIGLPINTIYTGFMVVITLTIIASMQAVGVILVISLLVGPALAAYLLVKELHQMMILGSAIGMISSVTGVYISYYYNLPSGPMIVLMSSSLFLMALLFSPSQGLLTRREILPNWQHRQ from the coding sequence ATGCTAAATATTTTATTAGACCCTCTCAATTATGAATTTATGAGAAATGCCCTAGGCATAGGAATTCTCGTGGGATTGTTATGTCCGGTGGTAGGAAGTTATTTAATTGTGCAACGAATGGCACTGTTAGGAGATGTGATTGCTCATTGTGTTTTACCGGGGCTTTCTATTTCTTTTTTTCTGGGGATAGATATTTTAATTGGGGCTTTTACGTCGGGAATTTTAGGAGCTTTTCTGATTGCTTGGATTCGTTCTCAATCTCGCATTAAAGTTGATTCAGCTATGGCCTTGACTTTTTCCTCATTTTTTGCATTGGGAATTACCCTAATGAGTGTCCTGAAAAATAAGCTGGATCTCGATAGTTTTTTATTTGGGGATATTTTGGGGGTAACCAGCACCGATATTTATCGGACATTGATCATTACTGTGTTAATTTTATTGACTATTAAGTTATTTTATAAAGAACTGTTATTTTATGTTTTTGATCGCAACGGAGCGCAAGCGATCGGTTTACCGATTAATACGATTTATACAGGATTTATGGTGGTGATTACCCTAACTATTATTGCTAGTATGCAAGCAGTTGGGGTTATTTTAGTGATTTCTTTATTAGTCGGACCGGCTTTAGCGGCCTATTTATTGGTAAAAGAACTTCATCAAATGATGATTTTAGGGTCGGCGATCGGGATGATTTCTAGTGTAACAGGAGTGTATATTAGCTATTACTATAATTTACCCTCTGGGCCGATGATCGTGTTAATGTCCTCAAGTTTATTTTTAATGGCACTATTGTTCAGTCCTTCCCAAGGATTATTAACCCGTCGGGAAATTTTACCCAATTGGCAGCATCGTCAATAG
- the trpA gene encoding tryptophan synthase subunit alpha — protein sequence MTSVSHCFKTLRDRGECALIPFITAGDPDLETTAKALSVLAQSGADIIELGVPYSDPLADGPVIQAAATRALNRGVKLEGVLKLVEDFTKEYKTPIVLFIYYNPIYYRGVDSFLAQIAAAGVKGLVVPDLPLEEADNLLKPASEMGIEVTLLVAPTSPIERIKAIAQQSQGFTYLVSVTGVTGVRSQVASRVKELIASMRTVTDKPIGVGFGISTPEQALQVKQWGADAVIVGSAIVKRLAENPPEAGLKSIAEFCHSLKQAIING from the coding sequence ATGACCTCGGTTTCCCACTGTTTTAAAACTCTACGCGATCGCGGAGAATGTGCCCTCATTCCTTTTATCACCGCAGGAGATCCAGATTTAGAAACCACCGCCAAAGCTTTGTCTGTTTTAGCCCAATCAGGAGCAGATATCATCGAATTAGGCGTTCCTTACTCTGATCCTCTCGCAGATGGGCCGGTTATTCAAGCCGCCGCTACTCGCGCCTTAAACCGAGGAGTTAAGTTAGAAGGAGTGTTAAAATTAGTCGAGGATTTTACCAAAGAGTATAAAACGCCCATTGTACTTTTTATTTATTATAATCCGATTTATTATCGAGGGGTAGACTCTTTTTTGGCACAAATCGCAGCAGCCGGGGTTAAAGGGTTAGTTGTGCCCGATTTACCCCTAGAAGAAGCCGACAATTTACTGAAACCCGCCTCAGAGATGGGAATAGAAGTGACTTTGTTAGTTGCTCCTACCAGTCCAATAGAGAGGATAAAAGCGATCGCTCAACAGTCTCAAGGGTTTACCTATCTGGTGAGTGTGACTGGAGTAACGGGAGTGCGATCGCAAGTAGCCAGTAGAGTTAAAGAGTTAATTGCTTCTATGCGAACTGTAACCGATAAACCGATTGGAGTGGGGTTCGGAATTTCTACCCCCGAACAAGCTTTACAAGTGAAACAATGGGGAGCAGATGCGGTTATTGTGGGAAGTGCGATCGTAAAGCGGTTAGCAGAAAATCCCCCCGAAGCCGGGTTAAAATCAATAGCAGAGTTTTGTCACAGTTTGAAACAAGCTATTATCAATGGATAA